In one Mucilaginibacter sp. PAMB04168 genomic region, the following are encoded:
- a CDS encoding TldD/PmbA family protein gives MKRRNFIYLSGVGAGALMLPNLPSFGSPIDPAQALEQVDVRIKKELADVALNTAKSKGASYADIRIGRYLNQAVITRETRVLNVANAESYGVGIRVLVNGCWGFACTNTVTKDGVAKTAERAVAVAKANAKIGGPPVQLAPQKGYGEVSWKTPIEKNAFEVPIKEKVDLLMAVNGAALAGGASFVNSTILAINEQKYFASTDGSYIDQDIHRLYPNFSVTKIDPAKGAFETRAALSSPVGMGYEYLTPSEAEKMQGVVTRYRNRYDMLEDVKNAAKNATEKVSAKSVEPGKYDLVLDPSHLWLTIHESVAHPTELDRVLGYEANYAGTSFLSLDKLKSGNFKFGSTNMNVVADKNQKGSLGAVGYDDEGVKPKQWEIVKDGTLVNFQAIRDQAHMLGLKESQGCCYAQTWADVQFQRMPNVSLMPGKTPLSVAEMIKKVEKGIYIVGNGSFSIDQQRYNFQFGGQLFYEIKNGQIVGMLNDVAYQATNQEFWNSLAAVCDERDYRLGGAFNDGKGQPSQSNAVSHGSSTSLFKGVNVINTKRRIG, from the coding sequence TTGAAACGTAGAAATTTTATTTATCTGTCGGGTGTAGGTGCCGGTGCCTTAATGCTGCCCAACCTGCCATCCTTCGGTAGCCCAATCGATCCGGCTCAGGCACTGGAGCAGGTTGACGTGCGCATCAAAAAAGAACTGGCTGATGTAGCACTCAACACGGCTAAATCTAAAGGTGCCAGCTATGCCGACATTCGCATAGGCCGCTACCTCAACCAGGCTGTTATAACCCGCGAAACCCGCGTACTTAACGTAGCCAACGCCGAATCGTACGGCGTAGGTATACGCGTGTTGGTAAATGGTTGCTGGGGCTTTGCCTGTACCAATACCGTAACTAAAGACGGTGTAGCCAAAACAGCCGAACGTGCCGTTGCCGTGGCTAAGGCTAATGCTAAAATTGGCGGTCCGCCGGTACAACTGGCTCCGCAAAAAGGTTATGGCGAGGTAAGCTGGAAAACCCCAATTGAGAAAAATGCATTCGAGGTTCCTATTAAGGAAAAGGTAGACCTGCTGATGGCTGTAAATGGTGCAGCATTAGCAGGTGGTGCAAGCTTTGTAAATTCGACCATACTGGCTATTAACGAGCAAAAATACTTTGCTTCAACCGATGGCTCTTACATCGATCAGGACATACACCGTTTGTACCCCAACTTTAGCGTTACCAAGATAGACCCAGCTAAGGGCGCTTTTGAAACGCGCGCCGCCTTGAGCTCGCCGGTAGGTATGGGTTACGAGTACTTAACCCCATCAGAAGCTGAAAAAATGCAAGGCGTTGTTACCCGTTACAGAAACCGGTACGATATGCTGGAGGATGTGAAGAACGCCGCCAAAAATGCTACTGAAAAGGTATCAGCAAAATCGGTTGAGCCAGGCAAATACGACCTGGTATTGGATCCATCGCATCTTTGGTTAACCATACATGAATCGGTTGCCCACCCTACCGAGTTAGACCGTGTACTGGGTTATGAAGCTAATTATGCAGGCACCAGTTTCCTGTCTTTAGACAAGTTAAAATCGGGTAACTTTAAATTCGGCAGCACTAACATGAATGTTGTAGCCGATAAGAACCAGAAAGGCTCTTTAGGCGCTGTGGGTTATGATGACGAAGGCGTTAAACCTAAACAGTGGGAAATTGTAAAAGACGGCACACTGGTTAATTTCCAGGCCATACGCGATCAGGCACACATGCTGGGTTTAAAAGAATCACAAGGCTGCTGCTACGCTCAAACCTGGGCCGACGTGCAGTTTCAACGCATGCCTAACGTATCGTTAATGCCAGGCAAAACACCACTTAGCGTAGCCGAAATGATTAAGAAGGTCGAAAAAGGTATCTACATTGTAGGTAACGGTTCATTCTCTATCGATCAGCAACGTTACAACTTCCAGTTTGGCGGCCAGTTGTTCTATGAGATTAAAAACGGGCAGATTGTGGGCATGCTGAACGACGTGGCATACCAGGCTACCAACCAGGAGTTCTGGAACTCACTGGCTGCAGTTTGCGATGAGCGCGATTACCGACTGGGCGGTGCGTTTAACGATGGCAAGGGTCAGCCGAGCCAGTCGAACGCCGTATCGCATGGGTCGTCGACCTCGTTATTTAAAGGAGTAAATGTTATAAACACTAAACGTAGAATCGGATAA